One genomic window of Phoenix dactylifera cultivar Barhee BC4 chromosome 6, palm_55x_up_171113_PBpolish2nd_filt_p, whole genome shotgun sequence includes the following:
- the LOC103712648 gene encoding transcription factor MYB1-like isoform X2: MGKANGGASQRELVNFDRHLLLGLVQSLKRCGKSCRLRWLNYLRPDIKRGNISEDEEELIIRLHKLLGNRWSLIAGRLPGRTDNEIKNYWNTTLGKRVHGQPSLDSKPRSTAKSKGENLTTGPPVARLPPPTDPPVIRTKAMRCTRTFCAPDQLTSSPPNTDQHLDLVQREMSTLLVVPQHESLDDPGMGSIDSDKARPLDLDLLQDIGEGIQVGDNGTSEEDSSTCLGMCLNDSVPFDGTMPEIWLANECYQPDVTLDLQSLSSLLDSEDFWF; encoded by the exons ATGGGGAAGGCAAATGGAGGAGCCTCCCAAAGAGAGCTGGTGAATTTTGACAGACACCTTCTCTTGGGATTAGTGCAGA GTCTGAAGAGATGTGGGAAGAGCTGCCGCCTCCGATGGCTCAACTACCTGCGTCCTGATATCAAGAGGGGCAACATAtcggaggatgaggaggagctCATCATCAGACTCCACAAGCTCCTTGGAAACAG ATGGTCTCTGATTGCAGGAAGACTGCCGGGACGAACAGACAACGAAATCAAGAACTACTGGAACACAACCTTGGGGAAGAGGGTGCATGGCCAACCAAGTCTAGATTCGAAGCCAAGATCTACGGCCAAATCCAAAGGCGAAAATCTGACGACTGGGCCGCCGGTAGCCCGCCTACCGCCTCCGACGGACCCACCCGTGATCCGAACCAAGGCTATGAGGTGCACTCGGACCTTCTGCGCTCCGGACCAACTCACATCCTCACCCCCAAACACCGACCAGCATCTAGATTTGGTGCAGAGAGAGATGAGCACTCTTTTGGTAGTACCCCAACACGAGTCTCTCGATGATCCTGGGATGGGCTCCATAGATTCTGATAAGGCTCGTCCTTTGGATTTGGATTTGTTGCAGGATATAGGCGAAGGGATTCAAGTTGGGGACAATGGAACGAGTGAAGAAGACAGCAGCACTTGCTTAGGCATGTGTTTAAATGATTCAGTGCCGTTCGATGGGACGATGCCTGAAATTTGGCTGGCAAATGAATGCTATCAGCCTGATGTCACACTGGATCTCCAATCCTTGTCTTCTCTACTAGATTCAGAAGATTTCTGGTTTTAG
- the LOC103712648 gene encoding transcription factor MYB1-like isoform X1, giving the protein MITEGERDMGRRPCCSKEGLNRGAWTALEDKILVSYIKTHGEGKWRSLPKRAGLKRCGKSCRLRWLNYLRPDIKRGNISEDEEELIIRLHKLLGNRWSLIAGRLPGRTDNEIKNYWNTTLGKRVHGQPSLDSKPRSTAKSKGENLTTGPPVARLPPPTDPPVIRTKAMRCTRTFCAPDQLTSSPPNTDQHLDLVQREMSTLLVVPQHESLDDPGMGSIDSDKARPLDLDLLQDIGEGIQVGDNGTSEEDSSTCLGMCLNDSVPFDGTMPEIWLANECYQPDVTLDLQSLSSLLDSEDFWF; this is encoded by the exons ATGATcacagaaggagagagagatatGGGAAGGAGGCCATGCTGTTCAAAGGAGGGGCTCAACAGAGGAGCATGGACAGCTCTTGAAGACAAGATCCTGGTGTCCTACATCAAAACCCATGGGGAAGGCAAATGGAGGAGCCTCCCAAAGAGAGCTG GTCTGAAGAGATGTGGGAAGAGCTGCCGCCTCCGATGGCTCAACTACCTGCGTCCTGATATCAAGAGGGGCAACATAtcggaggatgaggaggagctCATCATCAGACTCCACAAGCTCCTTGGAAACAG ATGGTCTCTGATTGCAGGAAGACTGCCGGGACGAACAGACAACGAAATCAAGAACTACTGGAACACAACCTTGGGGAAGAGGGTGCATGGCCAACCAAGTCTAGATTCGAAGCCAAGATCTACGGCCAAATCCAAAGGCGAAAATCTGACGACTGGGCCGCCGGTAGCCCGCCTACCGCCTCCGACGGACCCACCCGTGATCCGAACCAAGGCTATGAGGTGCACTCGGACCTTCTGCGCTCCGGACCAACTCACATCCTCACCCCCAAACACCGACCAGCATCTAGATTTGGTGCAGAGAGAGATGAGCACTCTTTTGGTAGTACCCCAACACGAGTCTCTCGATGATCCTGGGATGGGCTCCATAGATTCTGATAAGGCTCGTCCTTTGGATTTGGATTTGTTGCAGGATATAGGCGAAGGGATTCAAGTTGGGGACAATGGAACGAGTGAAGAAGACAGCAGCACTTGCTTAGGCATGTGTTTAAATGATTCAGTGCCGTTCGATGGGACGATGCCTGAAATTTGGCTGGCAAATGAATGCTATCAGCCTGATGTCACACTGGATCTCCAATCCTTGTCTTCTCTACTAGATTCAGAAGATTTCTGGTTTTAG
- the LOC103712648 gene encoding transcription factor MYB1-like isoform X3 yields the protein MITEGERDMGRRPCCSKEGLNRGAWTALEDKILVSYIKTHGEGKWRSLPKRAGLKRCGKSCRLRWLNYLRPDIKRGNISEDEEELIIRLHKLLGNRWSLIAGRLPGRTDNEIKNYWNTTLGKRVHGQPSLDSKPRSTAKSKGENLTTGPPVARLPPPTDPPVIRTKAMRCTRTFCAPDQLTSSPPNTDQHLDLVQREMSTLLDIGEGIQVGDNGTSEEDSSTCLGMCLNDSVPFDGTMPEIWLANECYQPDVTLDLQSLSSLLDSEDFWF from the exons ATGATcacagaaggagagagagatatGGGAAGGAGGCCATGCTGTTCAAAGGAGGGGCTCAACAGAGGAGCATGGACAGCTCTTGAAGACAAGATCCTGGTGTCCTACATCAAAACCCATGGGGAAGGCAAATGGAGGAGCCTCCCAAAGAGAGCTG GTCTGAAGAGATGTGGGAAGAGCTGCCGCCTCCGATGGCTCAACTACCTGCGTCCTGATATCAAGAGGGGCAACATAtcggaggatgaggaggagctCATCATCAGACTCCACAAGCTCCTTGGAAACAG ATGGTCTCTGATTGCAGGAAGACTGCCGGGACGAACAGACAACGAAATCAAGAACTACTGGAACACAACCTTGGGGAAGAGGGTGCATGGCCAACCAAGTCTAGATTCGAAGCCAAGATCTACGGCCAAATCCAAAGGCGAAAATCTGACGACTGGGCCGCCGGTAGCCCGCCTACCGCCTCCGACGGACCCACCCGTGATCCGAACCAAGGCTATGAGGTGCACTCGGACCTTCTGCGCTCCGGACCAACTCACATCCTCACCCCCAAACACCGACCAGCATCTAGATTTGGTGCAGAGAGAGATGAGCACTCTTTTG GATATAGGCGAAGGGATTCAAGTTGGGGACAATGGAACGAGTGAAGAAGACAGCAGCACTTGCTTAGGCATGTGTTTAAATGATTCAGTGCCGTTCGATGGGACGATGCCTGAAATTTGGCTGGCAAATGAATGCTATCAGCCTGATGTCACACTGGATCTCCAATCCTTGTCTTCTCTACTAGATTCAGAAGATTTCTGGTTTTAG